A genomic window from Streptomyces sp. MST-110588 includes:
- a CDS encoding TetR/AcrR family transcriptional regulator encodes MSTEREQEPGGERQGEGKRKAGRPRKLDPAAIVAVARRILEEEGVAALSMRRVAKEVGSTPMALYHHVRDKDELLMRVLSGTAATMPRPELPEDPRERLLAVSVHMHQGLRKMPWVVEILSLGDLSDPGALWMVEEIIDSAMACGLDERRAVLAYRTIWHYVFGELVFQAALERRARQPGRRRHFPEMLEEIDDSRLPRLSAVAGRWSAITEDYDVAEELRAVIDGLLAAAGRGEQRGS; translated from the coding sequence GTGAGCACAGAGCGGGAGCAGGAGCCTGGCGGAGAACGGCAAGGCGAGGGGAAGCGGAAGGCGGGACGGCCGCGCAAGCTGGATCCGGCGGCGATCGTCGCCGTCGCCCGCCGCATCCTGGAGGAGGAGGGCGTCGCCGCGCTGTCCATGCGGCGGGTGGCCAAGGAGGTCGGCAGCACGCCGATGGCGCTCTACCACCACGTACGGGACAAGGACGAGCTCTTGATGCGCGTCCTGAGCGGTACGGCGGCCACGATGCCGCGCCCCGAACTCCCCGAGGATCCGCGCGAGCGGCTGCTCGCCGTGAGCGTGCACATGCACCAGGGACTGCGGAAGATGCCGTGGGTGGTGGAGATCCTCAGCCTCGGTGACCTGTCCGACCCGGGGGCCCTGTGGATGGTCGAGGAGATCATCGACTCGGCGATGGCCTGCGGGCTCGACGAGCGCCGCGCCGTGCTCGCCTACCGCACCATCTGGCACTACGTCTTCGGCGAGCTGGTCTTCCAGGCGGCCCTGGAACGCCGCGCCCGGCAGCCCGGCCGGCGGCGGCACTTCCCCGAGATGCTGGAGGAGATCGACGACTCGCGGCTGCCGCGGCTCTCGGCGGTGGCCGGCCGCTGGTCGGCCATCACCGAGGACTACGACGTCGCGGAGGAACTGCGCGCCGTCATCGACGGGCTGCTCGCCGCGGCCGGGCGCGGCGAGCAGCGGGGGTCGTGA
- the groES gene encoding co-chaperone GroES, whose translation MTTASSKVAIKPLEDRIVVQPLDAEQTTASGLVIPDTAKEKPQEGVVLAVGPGRFEDGNRLPLDVSVGDVVLYSKYGGTEVKYNGEEYLVLSARDVLAIVEK comes from the coding sequence GTGACGACCGCCAGCTCCAAGGTTGCCATCAAGCCGCTCGAGGACCGGATCGTGGTCCAGCCGCTCGACGCCGAGCAGACCACGGCCTCTGGCCTGGTCATCCCGGACACTGCCAAGGAGAAGCCCCAGGAGGGCGTCGTCCTGGCCGTGGGCCCGGGCCGCTTCGAGGACGGCAACCGTCTTCCGCTCGACGTATCCGTCGGCGACGTCGTGCTCTACAGCAAGTACGGCGGCACCGAGGTGAAGTACAACGGCGAGGAGTACCTCGTCCTCTCGGCCCGCGACGTCCTCGCGATCGTCGAGAAGTAA
- a CDS encoding polysaccharide deacetylase family protein has product MVRSAPALPGRVLVWQAGTLEAAARAYRRAAARRWGVAELPPAAPPPPRRRPPLRTAPALSRGGTSGLPAVILRVPTADRVVFLTVDDGAEKDPRFVRMMSELAIPYSAFLSHYLVKDDYAYFRRVRRLGNGVHNHTLNHRYLPALSYPAQRAEICGQQRNLLRETGRLPRLFRPPYGEYSRRTLRAAASCGIRTVPLWTQEAFPDRMEYREADRRLHPGDIILSHFRGPADWGGTMTGMVRRVLRTAAAQGFAIARLEDYV; this is encoded by the coding sequence GTGGTCCGCTCCGCGCCCGCCCTCCCCGGCCGGGTCCTCGTCTGGCAGGCCGGCACGCTGGAGGCGGCGGCGAGGGCGTACCGGAGGGCGGCGGCCCGGCGGTGGGGAGTGGCCGAGCTGCCGCCGGCCGCACCCCCGCCGCCCCGCCGCAGGCCCCCGCTGCGGACCGCGCCGGCGCTCTCCCGGGGCGGCACGAGCGGGCTGCCGGCCGTGATCCTGCGGGTGCCGACCGCCGACCGGGTGGTCTTCCTGACCGTCGACGACGGCGCCGAGAAGGACCCGCGGTTCGTCCGGATGATGAGCGAGCTGGCGATCCCCTACAGCGCCTTCCTCAGCCACTACCTGGTCAAGGACGACTACGCCTACTTCCGGCGCGTACGGCGGCTGGGCAACGGCGTGCACAACCACACCCTCAACCACCGCTATCTGCCCGCGCTGAGCTACCCGGCGCAGCGCGCGGAGATCTGCGGACAGCAGCGGAACCTGCTGCGCGAGACCGGGCGTCTGCCACGCCTGTTCCGCCCGCCGTACGGCGAGTACAGCCGCCGTACGCTGCGTGCCGCCGCCTCCTGCGGCATCCGCACCGTACCGCTGTGGACGCAGGAGGCATTCCCCGACCGGATGGAGTACCGCGAGGCGGACCGGCGCCTCCACCCGGGCGACATCATCCTGAGTCACTTCCGGGGGCCCGCGGACTGGGGCGGCACGATGACCGGCATGGTGCGCCGGGTGCTGCGTACGGCGGCGGCGCAGGGCTTCGCGATCGCGCGCCTGGAGGACTACGTGTGA
- a CDS encoding class I SAM-dependent methyltransferase, translating into MGQVNDLDSFSALLAPEGQALLAALRGHDPADELATATRLRRDHPAPLVSAALGQAALRRRATAKFGEDAHRMYFTPNGVEQSTRTTVATYRAERLAALGVRSLADLCCGVGGDAIALARAGIRVLAVDRDPLACAAARANAEALGLAGLIEVREADVTEVDTSSYDAVFVDPARRGGRGGGRSGGRPGGRIFDPEAYSPPLSWAVGAARTAPYAALKIAPGVPHEAIPADAEAEWISDGGDVKEAVLWFGTGPGIRPGAHRATLLPAGDSLLGADLPDPGPGPVGRWLYEPDGAVIRAHLVADVAQRVGGRLIDPTIAYITADTLVPTPYATAYEITDVLPFNVKRLKALLRERETGTAVIKKRGSAVEPDELRKKLKLSGPNSCTVIMTRVAGASTMLLGHPAAQPPS; encoded by the coding sequence ATGGGCCAGGTGAACGACCTCGACTCCTTCTCCGCCCTGCTCGCCCCCGAAGGCCAGGCACTGCTGGCCGCACTGCGCGGCCACGACCCGGCCGACGAGCTGGCGACCGCGACCAGGCTGCGCCGCGACCACCCCGCGCCGCTGGTCTCCGCCGCCCTGGGCCAGGCCGCGCTGCGCCGCCGCGCGACGGCGAAGTTCGGCGAGGACGCCCACCGCATGTACTTCACGCCCAACGGTGTCGAGCAGTCCACCCGTACCACGGTCGCCACCTACCGCGCGGAACGGCTCGCCGCCCTCGGCGTCCGCTCGCTGGCCGATCTGTGCTGCGGGGTGGGCGGGGACGCCATAGCGCTGGCCCGGGCCGGCATCCGCGTGCTGGCCGTCGACCGTGATCCGCTGGCCTGCGCGGCGGCCCGCGCCAACGCCGAGGCGCTGGGCCTGGCCGGCCTCATCGAGGTCCGCGAGGCCGACGTCACCGAGGTCGACACCTCTTCGTACGACGCGGTGTTCGTGGACCCGGCACGGCGCGGCGGACGCGGCGGCGGCCGGTCGGGGGGCCGGCCGGGCGGGCGGATCTTCGACCCCGAGGCGTACTCGCCGCCGCTGTCCTGGGCGGTCGGCGCCGCCCGGACGGCACCGTACGCGGCCCTGAAGATCGCCCCCGGCGTGCCCCACGAGGCGATCCCCGCCGACGCCGAGGCCGAGTGGATCTCCGACGGCGGCGACGTGAAGGAGGCCGTCCTGTGGTTCGGCACCGGGCCCGGCATCCGGCCCGGCGCGCACCGCGCCACCCTGCTCCCGGCCGGTGACTCCCTCCTCGGCGCGGACCTGCCCGACCCCGGGCCCGGCCCGGTCGGCCGCTGGCTGTACGAGCCGGACGGCGCGGTCATCCGCGCCCACCTCGTCGCGGACGTCGCCCAGCGGGTCGGCGGCCGGCTCATCGACCCGACGATCGCCTACATCACCGCGGACACCCTGGTCCCGACCCCGTACGCCACCGCCTACGAGATCACCGACGTCCTCCCCTTCAACGTCAAGAGACTCAAGGCCCTGCTGCGCGAACGCGAGACCGGCACCGCCGTCATCAAGAAGCGCGGCTCCGCCGTCGAGCCGGACGAACTCCGCAAGAAACTCAAGCTCTCCGGCCCCAACTCCTGCACCGTCATCATGACCCGCGTCGCGGGCGCCTCCACCATGCTCCTGGGACACCCGGCCGCCCAGCCCCCGTCATGA
- the tsaD gene encoding tRNA (adenosine(37)-N6)-threonylcarbamoyltransferase complex transferase subunit TsaD encodes MADEPLVLGIETSCDETGVGVVRGHTLLADAVASSVDEHARFGGVVPEVASRAHLEAMVPTIQRALKEAGVAPGDLDGIAVTAGPGLAGALLVGVSAAKAYAYALGKPLYGVNHLASHICVDQLEHGALPEPTMALLVSGGHSSLLLAPDITSDVRPLGSTIDDAAGEAFDKVARVLNLGFPGGPVIDRYAREGDPDAIKFPRGLTGSRDPVYDFSFSGLKTAVARWIEARRAAGEEVPVADVSASFQEAVVDVLTRKAVRACKDHGVDHLMIGGGVAANSRLRALAQERCERAGITLRVPRPKLCTDNGAMVAALGAEMVARNRAASDWELSADSSLPVTDPHVPGAGGDHDHGDAGHGHGHAHDHDHFHELSKDNLYS; translated from the coding sequence ATGGCTGACGAACCGCTCGTCCTCGGCATCGAGACCTCCTGCGACGAAACCGGCGTCGGTGTCGTGCGCGGCCACACCCTGCTCGCCGACGCGGTCGCCTCCAGCGTCGACGAGCACGCCCGCTTCGGCGGCGTCGTACCGGAGGTGGCCTCCCGCGCGCATCTGGAGGCGATGGTCCCCACCATCCAGCGCGCCCTGAAGGAAGCCGGGGTCGCGCCCGGCGACCTGGACGGCATCGCGGTCACCGCGGGCCCCGGGCTGGCCGGCGCGCTGCTGGTCGGCGTCTCGGCCGCCAAGGCGTACGCGTACGCGCTGGGCAAGCCGCTGTACGGCGTCAACCACCTGGCCTCGCACATCTGCGTGGACCAGCTCGAACACGGCGCGCTGCCCGAGCCGACCATGGCCCTGCTGGTCTCCGGCGGCCACTCCTCCCTGCTGCTGGCGCCCGACATCACCTCCGACGTACGGCCGCTGGGCTCGACCATCGACGACGCGGCGGGCGAGGCGTTCGACAAGGTGGCACGGGTGCTGAACCTGGGCTTCCCGGGCGGCCCGGTCATCGACCGGTACGCGCGCGAGGGCGACCCCGACGCCATCAAGTTCCCGCGCGGCCTGACCGGCTCCCGCGACCCGGTCTACGACTTCTCCTTCTCCGGCCTGAAGACGGCGGTCGCACGCTGGATCGAGGCCAGGCGGGCGGCGGGCGAGGAGGTGCCGGTCGCGGACGTCTCGGCGTCCTTCCAGGAGGCCGTCGTGGACGTACTGACCCGTAAGGCCGTACGCGCCTGCAAGGACCACGGCGTCGACCACCTGATGATCGGCGGCGGGGTGGCGGCCAACTCCCGGCTGCGGGCACTGGCACAGGAGCGCTGCGAGAGGGCCGGCATCACCCTGCGGGTACCGCGGCCGAAGCTGTGCACGGACAACGGGGCGATGGTCGCGGCCCTCGGCGCGGAAATGGTGGCCCGCAACCGCGCGGCGTCGGACTGGGAACTGTCGGCGGACTCCTCGCTGCCGGTCACGGACCCCCACGTACCGGGCGCCGGAGGCGACCACGACCACGGCGATGCGGGCCACGGGCACGGCCACGCCCATGATCACGACCACTTCCACGAGCTGAGCAAGGACAACCTCTACTCCTAG
- a CDS encoding MFS transporter, which yields MNNRPRQAGWLLAAVLTTQFMVSLDMSVVAIALPDMGRDLGFTPDGLQWVVNAYALAFGGLLMLGGRLADVLGRRRTLLAGLLLFGAASLAGGLVGTPGALIAARAAQGVGAAALAPVALALLTVTYPAGPARSRALGLWGMAGAAGGAFGVLAGGLLTEATGWRSVMLVNVPFVLFALLAAVRSVPADRDGGPRPRLDLAGAVLVTLGTTVLVWALARTETEGWTSPWTVTALAAAALLLAAFAAVESRTRQPLLRLGLLTRRPVLAGNLFTLLLSSGQFAAFFFCSLYMQQVLRFGETAAGLAFLPFCAGVVIGSLIAPRAITRLGTGRLLALGGLLGGAGFAWFAATMHADGSFLTSILGPSLLTSVGVGMSFVPLGTAATTGVVPQEAGMASGLLNTARQIGGSLGLAVLVTVAANASGPHPDRPALAAGYATAFTVSAALLVLAALVALALLPHRPTPASAAPEGPPASDPTAMSATGSQDIP from the coding sequence ATGAACAACCGTCCACGCCAAGCGGGTTGGCTGCTCGCCGCGGTGCTCACCACACAGTTCATGGTGTCGCTGGACATGTCGGTGGTGGCCATCGCACTGCCCGACATGGGCCGGGACCTGGGCTTCACACCCGACGGCCTGCAATGGGTCGTCAACGCCTACGCCCTGGCCTTCGGCGGCCTGCTCATGCTCGGCGGACGGCTGGCCGACGTCCTGGGCCGCCGCCGTACGCTGCTGGCCGGGCTCCTCCTCTTCGGCGCGGCCAGCCTGGCCGGCGGACTGGTCGGGACGCCGGGCGCCCTGATCGCCGCCCGCGCCGCGCAGGGCGTGGGGGCGGCGGCCCTGGCCCCGGTCGCCCTCGCGCTGCTCACGGTCACCTACCCGGCCGGCCCCGCGCGCTCGCGGGCGCTGGGCCTGTGGGGCATGGCGGGCGCGGCGGGCGGCGCCTTCGGGGTGCTGGCCGGCGGACTGCTCACGGAGGCCACGGGGTGGCGCTCGGTGATGCTGGTGAACGTGCCGTTCGTGCTCTTCGCGCTGCTCGCGGCGGTGCGGTCGGTCCCGGCCGACCGGGACGGCGGCCCGCGGCCCCGGCTGGACCTGGCCGGCGCGGTCCTGGTCACGCTCGGGACGACGGTGCTGGTCTGGGCCCTGGCCCGTACGGAGACCGAGGGCTGGACCTCACCGTGGACCGTCACCGCCCTGGCCGCCGCCGCACTGCTGCTCGCCGCCTTCGCCGCCGTGGAATCCCGTACCCGGCAGCCTCTCCTGCGCCTCGGCCTGCTGACCCGCCGTCCGGTCCTGGCGGGGAACCTCTTCACGCTCCTGCTCAGCTCCGGCCAGTTCGCCGCGTTCTTCTTCTGCTCCCTCTACATGCAGCAGGTGCTGCGGTTCGGGGAGACCGCGGCGGGCCTGGCGTTCCTGCCGTTCTGCGCCGGCGTGGTCATCGGCTCGCTCATCGCACCGAGGGCCATCACCCGCCTCGGCACCGGCCGGCTCCTGGCGCTGGGCGGCCTGCTCGGCGGGGCGGGCTTCGCCTGGTTCGCCGCGACCATGCACGCGGACGGCAGCTTCCTGACGTCCATCCTGGGGCCCTCCCTCCTGACGAGCGTCGGCGTCGGCATGTCCTTCGTCCCGCTCGGCACGGCGGCGACCACCGGCGTCGTACCGCAGGAAGCGGGCATGGCCTCCGGACTGCTGAACACCGCACGCCAGATCGGCGGCTCGCTCGGCCTGGCCGTACTGGTCACGGTCGCCGCCAATGCGAGCGGCCCGCACCCCGACCGCCCCGCCCTCGCCGCCGGCTACGCCACGGCCTTCACGGTCTCCGCGGCCCTCCTCGTCCTGGCAGCCCTGGTGGCCCTGGCACTCCTGCCGCACCGGCCCACGCCCGCCTCCGCCGCCCCCGAAGGGCCGCCGGCTTCGGACCCCACCGCGATGTCGGCCACCGGCTCCCAGGACATACCCTGA
- a CDS encoding FtsW/RodA/SpoVE family cell cycle protein, whose amino-acid sequence MTFAALAQAPNRRRTEAWLLGLVVLITVFGYSYTGLSMSGKLPEGLTGFAAGIFFVALVPHLVVRRFAPRADPLILPLATLLTGIGLVLLHRLDVTYTAKFHSAPAATGQLVWTVIGVAACIVILMMLKDHRLLQRYIYVTMAVALVMLMAPAFFGADTYGAKRWILLGPMSLQPGEFVKIMIAVFFAGYLTLNRDALALTGRRFLGVQLPPGRQLGPIFTIWVISLLVLVFERDLGTSLIFFGLFVIMLYMATERTSWVLCGLLMAAVGAFTVGSIEPHVKGRITAWQNPMEAFTAKGMKEGQSTQLGDALFSFGSGGMSGTGLGQGHPELIGFAGKSDFILTTVGEELGLAGVMAVLVLYCLLVQRGLRTALTARDPFGKLLAVGLSSALLLQVFVVTGGVTGLIPLTGKALPFLAKGGSSLLANWIMVALLIRISDSAQRRREPLPAGHNARSGRNGGARSGRRRGGGEPSARAHA is encoded by the coding sequence ATGACGTTCGCCGCCCTCGCCCAGGCGCCCAACCGCCGGCGCACCGAGGCGTGGCTGCTCGGCCTCGTCGTCCTGATCACGGTCTTCGGCTACAGCTACACCGGGCTGTCGATGTCCGGGAAGCTCCCCGAGGGGCTGACCGGCTTCGCCGCGGGGATCTTCTTCGTCGCGCTCGTACCCCATCTGGTCGTACGCCGCTTCGCGCCCCGCGCCGATCCGCTGATCCTGCCGCTGGCCACGCTGCTGACCGGGATCGGGCTGGTGCTGCTGCACCGGCTGGACGTGACGTACACGGCGAAGTTCCACTCGGCCCCGGCCGCGACCGGCCAGTTGGTGTGGACCGTGATCGGGGTGGCGGCCTGCATCGTCATCCTGATGATGCTCAAGGACCACCGGCTGCTCCAGCGCTACATCTACGTGACGATGGCGGTCGCGCTGGTGATGCTGATGGCGCCGGCGTTCTTCGGCGCCGACACCTACGGCGCCAAGCGCTGGATCCTCCTGGGGCCGATGTCCCTCCAGCCCGGCGAGTTCGTGAAGATCATGATCGCGGTCTTCTTCGCGGGCTATCTGACGCTGAACCGCGACGCGCTCGCCCTGACCGGGCGCCGGTTCCTGGGCGTCCAGCTCCCGCCCGGCCGCCAGCTCGGCCCGATCTTCACCATCTGGGTCATCAGCCTGCTGGTGCTGGTCTTCGAACGGGACCTGGGCACCTCGCTGATCTTCTTCGGGCTCTTCGTCATCATGCTGTACATGGCCACCGAGCGCACGAGCTGGGTGCTGTGCGGCCTGCTCATGGCGGCGGTCGGCGCCTTCACCGTCGGCTCCATCGAACCGCACGTCAAGGGCCGTATCACCGCCTGGCAGAACCCGATGGAGGCCTTCACCGCCAAGGGCATGAAGGAGGGGCAGTCCACCCAGCTCGGCGACGCGCTGTTCAGCTTCGGCAGCGGCGGCATGAGCGGTACGGGCCTGGGCCAGGGCCACCCGGAACTGATCGGCTTCGCCGGCAAGAGCGACTTCATCCTCACCACCGTCGGCGAGGAACTCGGACTGGCCGGGGTGATGGCGGTCCTGGTGCTGTACTGCCTGCTGGTCCAGCGCGGCCTGCGCACCGCGCTCACCGCCCGCGACCCCTTCGGCAAGCTGCTGGCCGTCGGCCTCTCCAGCGCGCTGCTGCTCCAGGTGTTCGTGGTCACCGGCGGGGTCACCGGACTGATACCGCTCACCGGCAAGGCGCTGCCCTTCCTCGCCAAGGGCGGTTCCTCCCTGCTGGCGAACTGGATCATGGTGGCGCTGCTCATCAGGATCAGCGACAGCGCCCAGCGCCGCCGGGAGCCGCTGCCGGCCGGACACAACGCGCGCTCCGGGCGCAACGGGGGCGCACGCTCCGGGCGCCGCCGGGGCGGCGGGGAGCCGTCCGCGCGGGCGCACGCCTAG